The following DNA comes from Amycolatopsis solani.
CGGCCGATGGCGCCGGGGACGTTCGGCCCAACCGGGAGCGAACGCGCTCGCCGCGCTCGCCCGCCTGGGCGGCGTGCTCCACATAGGACACCGCGTCCGGGAACCGCTGGCGCAGCAGCCCGAGCAGGGGGCCCGCCTCGCCGGACGTGCCGCCGTACATCGCCGACAGCATCGCGATCTTCGCGCGCGCCCGGTCGTCGCGGTCGTCGCCCGCGGGCGGGACCCAGCGGGCGCCCGAGAACAGCGCCTCGCCGAGCCGCGCGTACAGGTCCGTCGCCGCCGCGACGTCGGCCAGGCGCCGGTCGCCCGACAACGCCGTGAGCACCCGCGGTTCGAGCTGGGCCGCGTCGGCCACCACCAGCTTCCAGCCCGGATCCGCCCGGACGCACGTGCGCAGCACCTTCGGGATCTGCAGCGCCCCGCCGCCGCGGCTGGCCCAGCGGCCGGACACCACCCCGCCCACGACGTAGTGCGGGCGGAAGCGCCCGTCGGCGACCCACTCGTCGAGCCACGCCCACCCGTTCGCCGTGAACAGCCGCGAGAGCTCCTTGTACTCCAGCAGCGGCGCCACGGCCGGGTGGTCGATGCCCTTCAGCAGGTACTTCCGCGCCGCCGGCACCTCGATCCCGGCACGCGCCAGCGCGCGGACCACGCTCGGTGGCGAGTCCGGGTTGACCGGCCGTCCGCCGAACGCCTCGCTGATCTTCGCGGCCAGCTCCACGAGCGCCTTCGGCCGCTCGCCGGGGCGCACCCGCGGGCCGAGCCGGGAAACCAGCAGCGCCTCGTGCAGGTCGGCCCGCCAGGGCAGCCCGTCGGCCGACATCTCCGCCGCGGCCAGCGCGCTCGCCGACTCGGCGGCCAGCAGCAGCCGCATCCGGTCGGGGTGCTCGGTCGCGGCCACCCGCCGCTCCTGCTCGGCCAGCACGCGCCGGATCGCCGTGACGACCGTCACGCCCTCGGGCAGCGTCGGCACCCTGGTCTCGAACAGCGTCGGCTGCGCCAGCTCGACGGCCGCCGAATCCGGGGGTGGTTCTTCGCCGTTCGCCCTGGCCCAGGCCGCGCGCAGGCTCCGCGACTGCTCCTCCGTGCCCTCGTACGCCAGCAGCAGCCCCTCCGCCAGCGCGACGTCGTAGCAGCGGCGCACCCGCACCCCGGCCGCGACGAGCACCGGGTACGTCGACTCCGCCGACGCGAACACCCACCGCGGCTCGGCCGACGCCTCCAGTTCCCGCGCCGACCTGGCGAAACCCGCTTCGTCCAGCCCTGTCGACGTCGAAGACGGCGTGTGCACGGTGAAGCTCCCGTCCTCCTCACGCCCCGCGATCACCTGCACGTAGACATTGTGCCGACCACCACCGACATTTTTCGGGGGTTCGGGTGGCGGAGCCCCCGTCCTGGGGCGAAGCCCCAGATGACACCGACAGTTTCCGCGCGCTCGCGGGTGGTGCGTTCGGCCTAGGGTTGGTTTACTCTCCAGTAGCTCCCATACCGCCGGTACGCCGCCGTCGGCGTGGGCTCTCTTCCCCGCAGCAACGGAGGTGCCTGGATGAGCCTGGTCGAGCTCGCCACGCAGGTGGCGGACAAGGTGGCCGAGACGGCCCGCAGCGTCGACGTGATGCGCCGCGCGGGGCTCGTTCCCTTCCCCCGGCTCGACGAGGGGGTTCGCTCGCTGGTGGCGATCCGCAAGTTCGGGCCGTTCGCCGGCGCCAACCACATCTCCGCGCGCCGCGACCCGACCGCCGTCGGCATCGTCGACGAGCTCGGGCCGCTCACCTACAAGCAGCTCGACGACCAGTCGAACGCGCTGGCCAGGGCGTGGTCGGAGCGCGGCATCGAGCCGGGCCAGGTCGTCGCCGCGCTCTGCCGCGACCACCGGGGCCTGGTCCTCACGATGGCGGCGGCGGGCAAGCTCGGCGTCCGCCTGCTGCTGATGAACACCGGGTTCGCCAAGCCGCAGCTGGCCGACGTCGCCGAGCGCGAGGGCGTCACCGCGCTCGTGTACGACCAGGAGTTCACCGGCCTGCTCGACGCGATGCCCGATGGCGTCGACCGGTACCTCGCCTGGGTCGACCCGGACAGCGACCTGTCCGGCCGCGACGTGCCGGTGCTCAGCGAGATCATCGCCAGCACCGACGACCGGCCCTGGCCCGCGCCGGCCAAGCCGGGCGGGTTCGTGCTGCTGACCAGCGGCACCACCGGCACGCCGAAGGGCGCGCCGCGGCCGCACACCTCGGCGCTGGCGTCGGCGCAGTTCCTCGACCGGATCCCGCTGCGGTCGAACGAAGCCACGTACATGGGCGCGCCGCTGTTCCACGGCACCGGGCTTTCGCAGTTCATCCTGTCCTTCGCGCTCGGCTCGACGGTCGTGATGCGCCGCAAGTTCAGCCCGGAAGAGGCGCTGAAGGGCGTCGCCGAGCACAAGTGCACCGCGCTCGTGCTGGTGCCGACGATGCTGCAGCGCATCGTCGACCTGCCGAAGGAGACCCGCGCGAAGTACGACACGTCGGCGTTGCGGATCATCTTCGTCGCCGGCTCGGCGCTGTCACCGGACCTGGGCAACCGCGCGAACGAGGCGTTCGGGCCCGTGGTGCACAACCTGTACGGCTCGACCGAGGTCGCGGTGGCGACGGTGGCGACGCCGGAGGACTGGCGGAAGGCCCCGGGCACGGTCGGCCGCGCGCCGGTCGGCTGCAAAGTGGCGCTATACGACCAGAACGGCCGCCGCATCACGGAGCCGAACGTGACCGGCAGGGTGTTCGTGGGCAGCGGCCTGAGCTTCGGCGGCTACACCGACGGCCGCCACAAGGAGATCATCGACGGCCTGCTCTCCAGCGGCGACGTCGGCCACTTCGACGCCGACGGCCTCCTGTTCATCGACGGCCGCGACGACGAAATGATCGTCTCCGGCGGCGAGAACGTGTTCCCGATCGAGGTGGAGAACCTCCTGGTGGAGCGCGAAGACGTGCTCGAGGCGGCGGTGATCGGGGTCGCGGACCCGGAGTTCGGCCAGCGGCTGAAGGCGTTCGTGGTGCTCGCCGACGGCGCTTCACTGGACGCCGACGAACTTCGCGACTACGTGAAGGCGAACCTGGCGCGGTACAAGGTGCCGCGGGACGTCGAGTTCCTCGACGAGCTGCCGCGCAACGCGACCGGGAAGGTGTTGCGTACCAAGCTTTCCTGACGGGCCGGGCCCGCCGATCAGTCCCAGTCGATGCCGAACACCCCGGGGCCGAAGTCGAGTGCCACCGCGTGCACGCCGTCGCCGCCGTCGAGCTTCAGTGGGCGGCGGGCGAGTGAGCCCGTCGACCCGTTGCGCGAGTACTGCCAGCACCGCTCCGGCGCGGTGCCCGGTGCGAACCGGACCTCCAGCAGGTACTCCCGCACCGGGCGGCGGAACTCGCGGTAGTGGGTGTTGCGGCACTCCGGGTACGGCGGCCCGCTGTTCGTCAGCGTGTACTCGATCAAGTGCGTCTCGCCGCGGTTGATCGGCTGGTCGAAGAGCAGCTCGGCGACGATCAGTCCGTGTGCCTCGTCGACCTCGGCGCGGCCGATCCGGCAGTTGCGGACCGCGTGCAGCTCCGGAGCGCCCGCCGCGGGATCGTCCTGGGTGTACACCAGCAGCCAGCGGTCCTGGCCGTCCGAGACCGCCTGGAACACCGCGCGGGCCGTCACCGCGCGCTGGCCGCCGTCCGCGGCGATTTCGCACAGGTCGTGCAGCCCGACCAGTTTCAGCGGGTGCTGGCGCTCCAGCGCGTTCGGGGCGCCGACCTTGTCCAGCAACGGCTGCAGCACCTCGAGCGGGAACGACATCGGCTCGCCGCCCGCGTGGCGCTTCCCGGCGCCGCCACGGGGCCGTGGCGGGGGCAGGAGGCCGAGCAGGGCGCCGGCCGGGACGTCCAGGATCTCTTCCAACGTACGGACGGCCGACAGCGAACTCTGCCGTTCGGGCTGGCGCTTGCCAGACTGCCAATAACTGAGGGCGGTGACGCTGACGACGACGCCGCGGGCCCGCAGGCGGGCCTGGATCCGGTCCAGCGACAGCCCGCTCGTCGCGATGGCCGCACGCAGCTGCGTGGCGAACGCGGTGCGCCCGTTCTCGTCGCCCGCCGTGCTGCCCGCCATTGCCGATCCGCCCCGTGCCGTCCCCCGACGATCCCCGACACGGAGCACGTTAGCAGGATTCCCCGCCCCGACCGCGTCCCTCTTCGCCAGGCGGTCCGCTGGGGCGAACGGGCTAGTACTGGCAACTGTGAACCATTGCCCCGGCCAGGCCGGACGCGCTTGTATGACTTGCCCGCGCCGGTGGCCCCGCCTCCCCCTCACGGACCACCCGGGCGCGGGCCGAGAAGCCGTGGACAACGGCTCCGGTTCACCCGGCCGCGTTGTGCGACCGGCCGGTGTGGCCGCGCGATGACCGGTGGCCCGGCGACGCCCCCAGCGCCGGGCCACCGGTCTTATTACCAACGGGTAGCATCCGGTCCATGACGCTCCGGAAGAACATCCTGATCACCGGCGCCAGCAGCGGGTTGGGCGAGGGTATGGCCCGCCGGTTCGCGGCGAAGGGGCGCAACCTGGCGCTGTGCGCGCGACGCACCGAGCGCCTCGAGAACCTCGCCAAGGAACTCGAAGCCGCGCACCCCGGGATCAAGGTCGTCACGCGCACCCTCGACGTCACCGACCACGACCGCGTGTTCGCCGTCTTCGAGGAGTTCCGCGCCGAGCTCGGGTCCCTCGACCGGGTGATTGTGAACGCCGGGCTCGGGAAGGGGCAGCCGGTCGGCAAGGGCCGGTTCGACGCCAACCGCCAGACCCTGGAGGTCAACTTCGTCTCGGCCGCCGCGCAGATCGAAGCGGCCGCGGGGATCTTCCGGGAGCAGGGCGCGGGGCACCTCGCGGTCGTCTCGTCGTTCAGCGCCATCCGGGGGCTGCCGGGCAACCTCACCGCGTACGCCGCTTCGAAGGCGGGCATCTCGGCGTTCGTCGACGGCACCCGGCTGGAGCTCAAGCGCAAGGGCATCGCCGTCACCGACGTCCGGCCCGGCTACATCGAGTCGGAGATGAACGACCGGATCGGCAAGAACCCGTTGCTCGCCCGGGCCGAGAGCGGCGCCAAGGCGCTGGCCAAGGCGATCGAGGCCGAGCCGCGGCGCGCCTACGTCCCCGCGTGGCCCTGGGTGCCGCTGAGCCTCGCGATGCGCGTGGTGCCGGCCTCGATCCTGCGGAGGTTCGCGTGACCACCGTCGAGGTGCGTGAGGAGGACGCCTTCGACGCGGCCGCGGTCCACGCCTGGCTGACGACGAAGCTCGAGGGCCTCGGCGACGAGCCGCCGCGCGTCCGGCAGTTCCCCGGCGGCGCGTCGAACCTGACGTACCTGCTGACCTACCCGGACCGCGAGCTGATCCTGCGCCGCCCGCCGGCCGGGCACAAGGCCGCGTCGGCGCACGACATGCGGCGCGAGTACCGCGTGCAGCACGCGCTCGCGCCGGTGTTCCCGTACGTGCCGCGGATGCTGGCCTTCGGCGACGACGAGAGCGTGCTCGGCGGCGACTTCTACGTCATGGAGAAGCTCGACGGCCTGATCCTGCGCGGCGACCTGCCCGCCGGTCTGGAGCTGAGCGCGGACCGGGCGCGGGCGCTGTCGGGCAAGGTCGTGGACCGGCTGGTCGACCTGCACGCCGTCGACGTCGAGAAGGCCGGGCTGGCCGACCTCGGCAAGGGCGCGGGCTACGTCGAGCGCCAGATCCGCGGCTGGTCGGACCGGTACACGGCGGCCCGCACGGACAACGTCGGCGACTTCGCCGAGGTGCGCTCGTGGCTGGCGGAGAACCAGCCCGCCGAGGTGAAGATCTGCTTGATCCACAACGACTACCGGCTCGACAACCTGGTGCTGGACGGCCCGTCGACGCTGAACATCACCGGCGTGCTCGACTGGGAGATGGCCACCCTCGGCGACCCGCTGATGGAGCTGGGCAGCATGCTGGCCTACTGGGTGCAGGCCGATGACGACGACGTGATGAAGGCGAGCCGCCGCCAGCCGACGCACGTGCCCGGCATGTTCACGCGCGAGGAGTTCGTGTCGCGGTACGCCGAGCGGACCGGGCTCGCGATCGGCGACTGGCGGTTCTACGAGGTCTACGGCCTGTTCCGGCTCGCGGCGGTGCTGCAGCAGCTGTACCGGCGGTACCGGGAGGGCGCCACGCGCAACCCGGCGTTCAAGGACTTCTGGCAGTTCGTCGGCTACCTGGACTGGCGCTGCCGGGAAATCATCGCGAAGGGAAGCGTGTAGTGGGCGCGATCTACCTGGTCCGGCACGGGCAGGCGTCGTTCGGCGCGGCCGACTACGACGCCCTGTCGCCGCGCGGCTTCGAGCAGTCCACTGTGGTCGGTGCGGAACTGCTGCGCCGCAACGTCTCCTTCAGTCAGGTCCGGTCGGGTTCGCTGGCGCGGCAGCGGGACACCGCGGCGACTGCGCTCAAGGTGCTGGGCAGCGACGTCCCGGTGGTCGAAGACCCGCGCTGGAACGAGTACGACCACGTCGACATCGCCCGCCACCACGCGGGCGGTGCGCCGCAGGAGGATTCCCATGCGTACCAAGGGGTACTCGACGCGGCGCTGACCGCGTGGACGACGGCGGGCACCGGCGGGCCGTGCGCCGAGACGTGGCCGGCGTTCGCCGCCCGCTGCCGCGACGCGCTCGCGGATCTGGTGGCCTCGCTGGGCAAGGGGGAGCACGCGCTGGTGTTCACCTCCGGCGGCGTCATCGCCACGGTCTGCGGCCTGCTGATGGGCACCCCCGAAGCCGGTCTGCTGAAGCTCAACCGCGTCACGGTCAACGGCGGCATCACGAAGCTGGTCTCCGGCCGCGGCGGCGTCACCTTGTTGTCCTTCAACGAACACCCGCACTTCGAGGCCGACGCGGCTTCGTTGCTCACCTACCGGTAGGAGACGTCCGATGCGGTTCGGCGAAGTCACGATCCACCCGGTGAACGGCCACGGCCCGGAAGACGTCGTGGTCGACGGCGAAGGCCGGATCTACACGGGCGTCGACGACGGCCGCATCCTGCGCCTGTCCCCGGACGGCCGCCGCATCGACGTCGTGGCCGACACCGGCGGCCGCCCTCTCGGCCTGGAGCTCTACGGCGAGGACGAGCTCCTGATCTGCGACGCGCGCGCCGGGCTGCTGGTGGTCCCGCTGGCCGGCGGGACGCCGTCGGTGCTGGCGACGTCGGCGCTGGGGCTGGACTTCGTGTTCTGCAACAACGCGGCGGTGGGTTCGGACGGGACGGTGTACTTCACGGACTCCTCCCGTCGCTTCGGCATCGACAACTGGCGCGACGACCTGATCGAGCAGACCGCGGGCGGCCGTCTCCTGCGGCGTTCCCCGGACGGCTCGATCGACCTGCTGCTCGACGGCCTCCAGTTCGCGAACGGCGTGGCGTTGGCCCCGGACGAGTCGTTCGTGGCGGTGGCGGAAACGGGCGCGTGCCGGGTGTCTCGGGTGTCCCTTTCGGACGGTCGCGTCGACGTCCTGGTCGATGGTTTGCGGGGCTTCCCGGACAACATCTCGACGGGTACGGATGGCCTGATCTGGATCACGCAGGCGTCGCCGAAGGTGGCGGCGCTGGACGTGGTGCGCAAGCTCCCGGCGTTCCTGCGCGCGGGTGTCCGCCGGCTGCCGACGTCGCTGCAGCCCAGCCCCGGCCGCGAGGTGGGCGTACTGGGCGTGTCGGCCGACGGCAAGGTGGTCCGCGAACTGCGCGGCGAGATCGACGGCTTCCACATGCTGGTGGGCGTCCGCGAGTGGCAGGGGCAGCTGTACTTCGGGTCGCTGGAGGAGAACGCGATCGCGGTGACCACCGCGCTCGGGTGACTACCAGGGCACGGCTTCGCCGTGCCGGTCCAGGAACCGGAGTCCGGGCTTTCCCGCCTCCGCCTCGAGAACGTCGACCACCAACGGGATCGACTCCTCCGGTGACAGCGGCGCGTCCGGGCCGCCCAAGCGGGTCCGGTTGTGGCCCGGGTCGATCAGCAGCTTCGTGTGCCCGTCGCCGTCGTACCGGGTCGCGTAGCTGCGCATCAGCTGGTTGAGCGCCGCTTTGCTGGCCTTGTACAGCTCGTAGCCCGCCTCGGTGTTGCGCGTGATGCTGCCCTGCTCCGACGACATCACCGCGACCGTTCCGCCCGGGACGACCAGCTCGCGCAGGGCTTCCAGCACCCGCAGCGGGCTCAACGCGTTCGTGATCATCACCTCGGTGAACATCTCCGTCGG
Coding sequences within:
- a CDS encoding bifunctional 3'-5' exonuclease/DNA polymerase, which translates into the protein MQVIAGREEDGSFTVHTPSSTSTGLDEAGFARSARELEASAEPRWVFASAESTYPVLVAAGVRVRRCYDVALAEGLLLAYEGTEEQSRSLRAAWARANGEEPPPDSAAVELAQPTLFETRVPTLPEGVTVVTAIRRVLAEQERRVAATEHPDRMRLLLAAESASALAAAEMSADGLPWRADLHEALLVSRLGPRVRPGERPKALVELAAKISEAFGGRPVNPDSPPSVVRALARAGIEVPAARKYLLKGIDHPAVAPLLEYKELSRLFTANGWAWLDEWVADGRFRPHYVVGGVVSGRWASRGGGALQIPKVLRTCVRADPGWKLVVADAAQLEPRVLTALSGDRRLADVAAATDLYARLGEALFSGARWVPPAGDDRDDRARAKIAMLSAMYGGTSGEAGPLLGLLRQRFPDAVSYVEHAAQAGERGERVRSRLGRTSPAPSAAWRALTGGLASDEAAELKARRASRGWGRFTRNFVVQASAADMTAVMLATLRQRLPAPAHLVFFQHDEVIVHTPDKLAEEVTTAITDSVTEAARMLFGPACPVRFPLHIAPVETYADAK
- a CDS encoding acyl-CoA synthetase; its protein translation is MSLVELATQVADKVAETARSVDVMRRAGLVPFPRLDEGVRSLVAIRKFGPFAGANHISARRDPTAVGIVDELGPLTYKQLDDQSNALARAWSERGIEPGQVVAALCRDHRGLVLTMAAAGKLGVRLLLMNTGFAKPQLADVAEREGVTALVYDQEFTGLLDAMPDGVDRYLAWVDPDSDLSGRDVPVLSEIIASTDDRPWPAPAKPGGFVLLTSGTTGTPKGAPRPHTSALASAQFLDRIPLRSNEATYMGAPLFHGTGLSQFILSFALGSTVVMRRKFSPEEALKGVAEHKCTALVLVPTMLQRIVDLPKETRAKYDTSALRIIFVAGSALSPDLGNRANEAFGPVVHNLYGSTEVAVATVATPEDWRKAPGTVGRAPVGCKVALYDQNGRRITEPNVTGRVFVGSGLSFGGYTDGRHKEIIDGLLSSGDVGHFDADGLLFIDGRDDEMIVSGGENVFPIEVENLLVEREDVLEAAVIGVADPEFGQRLKAFVVLADGASLDADELRDYVKANLARYKVPRDVEFLDELPRNATGKVLRTKLS
- a CDS encoding SDR family oxidoreductase produces the protein MTLRKNILITGASSGLGEGMARRFAAKGRNLALCARRTERLENLAKELEAAHPGIKVVTRTLDVTDHDRVFAVFEEFRAELGSLDRVIVNAGLGKGQPVGKGRFDANRQTLEVNFVSAAAQIEAAAGIFREQGAGHLAVVSSFSAIRGLPGNLTAYAASKAGISAFVDGTRLELKRKGIAVTDVRPGYIESEMNDRIGKNPLLARAESGAKALAKAIEAEPRRAYVPAWPWVPLSLAMRVVPASILRRFA
- a CDS encoding phosphotransferase family protein, which produces MTTVEVREEDAFDAAAVHAWLTTKLEGLGDEPPRVRQFPGGASNLTYLLTYPDRELILRRPPAGHKAASAHDMRREYRVQHALAPVFPYVPRMLAFGDDESVLGGDFYVMEKLDGLILRGDLPAGLELSADRARALSGKVVDRLVDLHAVDVEKAGLADLGKGAGYVERQIRGWSDRYTAARTDNVGDFAEVRSWLAENQPAEVKICLIHNDYRLDNLVLDGPSTLNITGVLDWEMATLGDPLMELGSMLAYWVQADDDDVMKASRRQPTHVPGMFTREEFVSRYAERTGLAIGDWRFYEVYGLFRLAAVLQQLYRRYREGATRNPAFKDFWQFVGYLDWRCREIIAKGSV
- a CDS encoding histidine phosphatase family protein, with the translated sequence MGAIYLVRHGQASFGAADYDALSPRGFEQSTVVGAELLRRNVSFSQVRSGSLARQRDTAATALKVLGSDVPVVEDPRWNEYDHVDIARHHAGGAPQEDSHAYQGVLDAALTAWTTAGTGGPCAETWPAFAARCRDALADLVASLGKGEHALVFTSGGVIATVCGLLMGTPEAGLLKLNRVTVNGGITKLVSGRGGVTLLSFNEHPHFEADAASLLTYR
- a CDS encoding SMP-30/gluconolactonase/LRE family protein; translated protein: MRFGEVTIHPVNGHGPEDVVVDGEGRIYTGVDDGRILRLSPDGRRIDVVADTGGRPLGLELYGEDELLICDARAGLLVVPLAGGTPSVLATSALGLDFVFCNNAAVGSDGTVYFTDSSRRFGIDNWRDDLIEQTAGGRLLRRSPDGSIDLLLDGLQFANGVALAPDESFVAVAETGACRVSRVSLSDGRVDVLVDGLRGFPDNISTGTDGLIWITQASPKVAALDVVRKLPAFLRAGVRRLPTSLQPSPGREVGVLGVSADGKVVRELRGEIDGFHMLVGVREWQGQLYFGSLEENAIAVTTALG
- a CDS encoding SDR family NAD(P)-dependent oxidoreductase, with protein sequence MEIPVPEALVIGASRGLGLVLAHELSRREWQVTATTRGTTPPGLRVETLEMTDPADLTALRSRLSDRRFDLLFVNAAIDRGDLPIGEVPTEMFTEVMITNALSPLRVLEALRELVVPGGTVAVMSSEQGSITRNTEAGYELYKASKAALNQLMRSYATRYDGDGHTKLLIDPGHNRTRLGGPDAPLSPEESIPLVVDVLEAEAGKPGLRFLDRHGEAVPW